The Phyllopteryx taeniolatus isolate TA_2022b chromosome 9, UOR_Ptae_1.2, whole genome shotgun sequence genome contains a region encoding:
- the id1 gene encoding DNA-binding protein inhibitor ID-1, translated as MKVVGSTCALKSKVGGDDMVRCLSEQSLAISKCKIPLLDEQMSVFLQDMNSCYSKLKELVPTLPTNKKASKVEILQHVIDYIWDLQVELDEPERSRAHQPGAAQPRTPLTALNAELAGIAVDNACSDDRIMCR; from the exons ATGAAGGTGGTCGGATCTACGTGCGCCCTGAAGAGCAAAGTGGGCGGCGACGACATGGTGCGCTGCTTGTCCGAGCAGAGCCTCGCCATCTCCAAGTGCAAGATCCCGCTGCTGGACGAGCAGATGAGCGTCTTCCTGCAGGACATGAACAGCTGCTACAGCAAGCTCAAGGAGCTCGTGCCCACCCTGCCGACCAACAAGAAGGCGAGCAAGGTGGAGATCCTGCAGCACGTCATCGACTACATCTGGGATCTGCAGGTGGAGCTGGACGAGCCCGAGAGGAGCCGCGCGCACCAGCCGGGAGCCGCGCAACCTCGCACGCCGCTCACCGCGCTCAACGCGGAGCTCGCCGGCATCGCCGTAGAC AACGCGTGCTCGGACGACAGGATCATGTGCCGCTGA